From Corynebacterium sp. BD556, the proteins below share one genomic window:
- a CDS encoding PH domain-containing protein, translating into MTDTPTTGAKVFRPSREHIIAIVLMTGIALIGISWAPLKLGWILLVPVAWITWISTASTRVDERGITMKYPARKTHEIPWEDFAGIAFKGTRALATTTGGTEHLMPGVTFNSLPELSAASRGRITDVITRSAEAADGKYEIIDRHGRKVLLTREEYDQYLVEHPDLPGPRPNKAEPRPENTPENRKD; encoded by the coding sequence ATGACTGACACGCCGACTACTGGGGCGAAGGTGTTTCGCCCCAGCCGCGAACACATCATCGCCATCGTGTTGATGACAGGCATCGCCCTCATCGGCATTTCCTGGGCCCCGCTGAAGCTCGGCTGGATCCTCCTTGTCCCCGTCGCCTGGATTACCTGGATATCTACCGCCTCAACCCGCGTCGACGAGCGCGGCATAACGATGAAATACCCGGCGAGAAAAACCCACGAGATCCCATGGGAGGACTTCGCGGGCATCGCCTTCAAAGGCACCCGCGCGTTGGCCACGACCACCGGCGGGACCGAACACCTCATGCCAGGGGTGACGTTTAATTCCCTCCCTGAACTCTCCGCAGCCTCGCGTGGCCGCATCACCGACGTGATCACCCGATCCGCGGAAGCCGCCGACGGCAAATACGAGATTATCGACAGGCACGGGCGTAAAGTCCTGCTCACCCGCGAGGAATACGACCAATACTTGGTCGAGCACCCGGATCTGCCCGGCCCGCGCCCCAACAAAGCAGAGCCTAGGCCAGAAAACACGCCAGAAAATAGGAAGGACTAA